A single Deinococcus sp. Leaf326 DNA region contains:
- a CDS encoding VOC family protein — MLKHVSFLSHDVGAALAFYVCLGGVTEKDLVTAEGHRRAVLRLGEGRLQFFEVMGEEARPHPHWAEHIAVHVRGLRALLLDLRAAGVPVTRDLQPSPSGRDMAFVLDPDGRQVELLEADG, encoded by the coding sequence ATGCTCAAGCACGTCTCCTTCCTCTCCCATGACGTGGGCGCCGCCCTCGCTTTCTATGTGTGCCTAGGCGGCGTGACCGAAAAGGACCTCGTGACCGCCGAGGGCCACCGCCGCGCTGTGCTGAGGCTGGGCGAGGGCCGCCTGCAATTCTTTGAGGTCATGGGCGAGGAAGCGCGCCCGCACCCCCACTGGGCCGAACACATTGCCGTGCATGTTCGGGGCCTGCGCGCCCTGCTGCTCGACCTGCGCGCGGCGGGCGTTCCCGTGACCCGCGACCTACAGCCCAGCCCCAGTGGCCGCGATATGGCCTTCGTCCTCGACCCCGACGGGCGGCAGGTCGAGTTGCTGGAGGCGGACGGATAG
- a CDS encoding response regulator transcription factor, producing the protein MRLVIADDHPLFRMGLKYALIQQGFDVVAEAADGPSALEACRLYQPDAALLDVKMPGMSGIEVCDRLRITAPRVVSVLITTFAEPAIVQAARSAGARGYVSKETDPESLAQQIRDIVAHPDVDRLPQVEVPRLTPRESEVLPLLARGFSNKEIAKNLGVSPDTVKDHLARLYAKLEARDRTEAVSRARHIGLLG; encoded by the coding sequence ATGAGACTGGTTATTGCCGACGATCATCCCCTGTTCCGCATGGGCCTCAAGTACGCCCTGATTCAGCAGGGCTTCGACGTGGTGGCCGAGGCCGCCGACGGTCCGAGCGCCCTGGAAGCCTGCCGCCTGTACCAGCCCGACGCCGCGCTGCTCGACGTGAAGATGCCCGGCATGTCCGGCATCGAGGTCTGCGACCGCCTGCGCATCACCGCGCCGCGCGTGGTCAGCGTCCTCATCACCACCTTCGCCGAGCCGGCCATCGTGCAGGCCGCCCGCAGCGCCGGGGCACGCGGCTACGTGAGCAAGGAGACGGACCCCGAAAGCCTCGCCCAGCAGATCCGCGACATCGTGGCCCACCCCGACGTCGACCGCCTGCCCCAGGTCGAGGTGCCGCGCCTGACCCCCCGCGAGTCCGAAGTGCTGCCGCTGCTCGCGCGCGGGTTCTCGAACAAGGAGATCGCCAAGAACCTCGGCGTCAGCCCCGATACGGTCAAGGACCACCTCGCCCGCCTGTACGCCAAGCTCGAAGCCCGCGACCGCACCGAAGCGGTCAGCCGCGCGCGGCATATCGGGCTGCTGGGTTGA
- a CDS encoding sensor histidine kinase KdpD: MNKLTSPEAFRRRGGRVSGRWSLRAQFTLVIFLLTFLPNLTITLPGLLRGAAPTWLPLWMVAVGGVSALTGYVLSGALLRPLHRLEAEVVGGGVGEARSDDPAEIRALRGAFAGLLTRLGTEQTRRSAFMATLVHDLKTPLIAVGHLTRLLTGGGLPESERRGAGEQMLAETERLLALVDQMADAHRFERDDVRLRRAPTDLNRLLGGVARRLSSRAAERGLSLSVSGQGEAVVDAAALERAVTNLTENALRYAHQHTALSVGPLPEGGVGLRVQDDGPGLASPLADLAQPFNAQPTTIAGQQYTAGTAGLGLFIARRIAEAHGGELHYSRTPPDLPSPGSPLPAPGTPPLTTFTLCLPEVSP, encoded by the coding sequence GTTGGTGATCTTTCTGCTGACCTTCCTGCCGAACCTGACCATCACCCTGCCCGGCCTGCTGCGCGGCGCCGCCCCCACCTGGCTGCCGCTGTGGATGGTGGCGGTGGGCGGCGTGAGCGCCCTGACCGGCTACGTCCTGAGCGGCGCGCTGCTGCGTCCCCTGCACCGGCTGGAAGCCGAAGTGGTCGGCGGCGGCGTGGGCGAGGCGCGCAGCGACGACCCGGCCGAGATCCGCGCGCTGCGGGGCGCCTTCGCGGGCCTGCTGACCCGCCTGGGCACCGAGCAGACCCGGCGCAGCGCCTTCATGGCGACCCTGGTCCATGACCTCAAGACCCCCCTGATCGCGGTGGGGCACCTGACCCGGCTGCTGACCGGCGGCGGGCTGCCCGAGTCCGAGCGGCGCGGCGCAGGCGAGCAGATGCTGGCCGAGACGGAGCGGCTGCTGGCCCTGGTGGATCAGATGGCCGACGCCCACCGTTTCGAGCGCGACGACGTGCGGCTGCGCCGCGCACCGACCGACCTGAACCGGCTGCTAGGCGGCGTGGCCCGGAGACTGTCGTCCCGCGCTGCCGAGCGCGGCCTGAGCCTCAGCGTCAGCGGCCAGGGCGAGGCCGTGGTGGACGCCGCCGCGCTGGAGCGGGCCGTGACCAACCTCACCGAGAACGCCCTGCGCTACGCCCACCAGCACACGGCGCTGTCGGTCGGGCCCCTGCCGGAGGGCGGCGTGGGCCTGCGGGTGCAGGACGACGGCCCCGGCCTCGCCTCGCCGCTGGCCGACCTCGCCCAGCCCTTCAACGCCCAGCCCACGACCATCGCCGGGCAGCAGTACACCGCCGGAACCGCCGGGCTGGGGCTGTTCATCGCCCGGCGCATCGCCGAGGCGCACGGCGGCGAGCTGCACTACAGCCGGACCCCTCCCGATCTGCCTTCCCCCGGTTCACCACTGCCGGCCCCCGGCACCCCCCCCCTGACCACCTTCACGCTCTGCCTCCCGGAGGTTTCCCCATGA
- a CDS encoding TIGR02587 family membrane protein, whose protein sequence is MTTAEPSPTRQTAVGLARGTAGGLLLGLPVLMTMEMWQHGYALPTWKLALFYGVNFLVLLILEYYSGFQDEETALDVVQDAVIAAGLGLVVAGALLWIFGVIGPDLGAREVIGKVVVESIPVSIGASVAAGQLGTRGRGEDRNRREAGYWGTLAIALGGAVVFGFNVAPTEEPMLIGLMMSDVQALALMLVALVQTHAVVYALDFRGSVPIPEGRSPLGVFFRSSVVTFALSVLVALFLLWVFGRVDADTGLLPTVHMTVALGLVTSLGASAAKLLL, encoded by the coding sequence ATGACCACGGCCGAGCCCTCTCCCACCCGCCAGACGGCCGTGGGCCTGGCACGCGGCACGGCGGGCGGGCTGCTGCTGGGGTTGCCGGTCCTGATGACGATGGAGATGTGGCAGCACGGCTACGCCCTGCCCACCTGGAAGCTCGCGCTGTTCTACGGCGTCAACTTTCTGGTCCTGCTCATCCTGGAGTATTACAGCGGCTTTCAGGACGAGGAAACCGCGCTGGACGTGGTGCAGGACGCCGTGATCGCGGCCGGGCTGGGGCTGGTGGTGGCAGGCGCCCTACTGTGGATCTTCGGGGTCATCGGTCCGGATCTGGGCGCGCGCGAGGTGATCGGCAAGGTCGTGGTCGAGAGCATTCCGGTGTCCATCGGCGCGAGCGTGGCGGCCGGGCAGCTCGGTACACGTGGGCGGGGCGAGGACCGCAACCGCCGTGAGGCGGGGTACTGGGGCACCCTCGCCATCGCGCTGGGGGGCGCGGTCGTGTTCGGCTTCAACGTGGCCCCCACCGAGGAGCCCATGCTCATCGGGCTGATGATGTCCGACGTGCAGGCGCTCGCACTAATGCTCGTCGCCCTCGTGCAGACCCACGCCGTCGTGTACGCGCTGGACTTCCGGGGCAGTGTTCCTATTCCCGAGGGCCGCAGTCCGCTGGGCGTCTTCTTCCGCTCCAGCGTGGTGACGTTCGCCCTCTCGGTGCTCGTGGCCCTGTTTCTGCTGTGGGTCTTCGGGCGGGTGGACGCCGACACGGGCCTGCTGCCCACCGTCCACATGACGGTCGCCCTGGGCCTCGTGACCAGCCTGGGCGCCTCGGCTGCCAAACTCCTGCTGTGA
- the gltX gene encoding glutamate--tRNA ligase → MSVVTRIAPSPTGDPHVGTAYIGLFNSALAHQAGGKFILRIEDTDRGRYVASSEARIFQMMQWLGLTPDESPLQGGPNGPYRQSERFDLYGDYARQLVASGHAYYAFETPEELSALRETAQQEGHVIAIPSRDLSPEEARRRVDAGEAAVIRLKAPQEGETVVNDLLRDPIHFQNREIDDKVLLKADGFPTYHLANVVDDRLMGVTHVVRAEEWITSTPIHILLYAAFGWPEPVWAHMPLLRNADKSKISKRKNPTSVEWYMQEGFLPEAMLNFLATMGWTHPDGREIFDLAEFQRVFRLEDVTLGGPVFDVAKLRWYNGKYLREVLSEDEVARRLHDFLAARKIELPEDDYFRAAVRLLTPRIEVFSEFMDKTGYFWSEDYPVDEKAQKAIDAGRAQLPELAARLKNLPEFGAEEIKAMFHAYAEEQGLKLGKVMPPVRAAVAGTMESPDLPELLAALGRGRVVARLERAARS, encoded by the coding sequence ATGTCAGTCGTGACCCGCATTGCTCCCAGCCCGACCGGCGACCCGCACGTCGGCACCGCCTACATCGGCCTGTTCAACTCCGCGCTCGCGCACCAGGCGGGCGGCAAGTTCATCCTGCGCATCGAGGACACCGACCGGGGGCGCTACGTCGCCAGCAGCGAGGCCCGCATCTTTCAGATGATGCAGTGGCTGGGGCTCACGCCCGACGAGAGCCCGCTCCAGGGCGGCCCGAACGGCCCCTACCGCCAGTCCGAGCGCTTTGACCTCTACGGCGACTACGCGCGGCAACTCGTAGCGTCCGGGCACGCCTATTACGCCTTCGAGACGCCCGAGGAGCTCTCGGCCCTGCGCGAGACGGCGCAGCAGGAAGGCCACGTCATCGCCATTCCCAGCCGCGACCTGTCGCCCGAGGAGGCCCGGCGCCGTGTGGACGCGGGCGAGGCCGCCGTCATCCGCCTCAAGGCCCCGCAGGAGGGCGAGACGGTCGTGAACGACCTGCTGCGCGACCCCATTCATTTCCAGAACCGCGAGATCGACGACAAGGTGCTGCTCAAGGCGGACGGCTTTCCGACCTACCACCTCGCCAACGTTGTGGACGACCGCCTCATGGGCGTGACACATGTCGTGCGCGCCGAGGAATGGATCACCTCCACGCCCATCCACATCCTGCTGTATGCCGCCTTCGGGTGGCCAGAGCCGGTGTGGGCGCACATGCCCCTGCTGCGCAACGCCGACAAGTCCAAGATCAGCAAGCGCAAGAACCCCACGAGCGTCGAGTGGTACATGCAGGAAGGCTTTTTGCCCGAGGCGATGCTCAACTTTCTGGCCACGATGGGCTGGACGCACCCGGACGGCCGGGAGATCTTCGACCTCGCCGAGTTTCAGCGCGTGTTCCGGCTGGAGGACGTGACGCTGGGCGGCCCGGTGTTCGACGTGGCCAAGCTGCGCTGGTACAACGGCAAGTACCTGCGCGAGGTGCTGAGCGAGGACGAGGTGGCCCGGCGCCTGCACGACTTCCTGGCGGCCCGCAAGATCGAGCTGCCCGAGGACGACTACTTCCGCGCCGCCGTGCGTCTGCTCACGCCGCGCATCGAGGTCTTTTCCGAGTTCATGGACAAGACGGGGTACTTCTGGTCCGAGGACTACCCTGTGGACGAGAAGGCGCAGAAGGCCATTGACGCGGGGCGCGCGCAGCTGCCCGAGCTGGCCGCGCGCCTCAAGAACCTCCCCGAGTTCGGCGCCGAGGAGATCAAGGCGATGTTCCACGCCTATGCCGAGGAGCAGGGGCTCAAGCTCGGCAAGGTGATGCCCCCCGTGCGCGCCGCCGTCGCGGGCACGATGGAAAGCCCCGACCTGCCCGAGCTGCTCGCTGCCCTGGGGCGCGGGCGCGTGGTGGCACGCTTGGAGCGGGCCGCGCGCTCCTAG
- a CDS encoding MBL fold metallo-hydrolase — translation MSDRKPDDAPQPPTRRSALKLLGAAGLASVAAPLARAQTSPPTTPAAPMAPMNGNGFYRQQIGEMTVTVVSDGAAPLAAVLPTWGANPDRQAEFAAVLAEYGVAATNTVNHFNPVVIEIGGRRTLIDTGRGGTGGQLVANLARAGITPQSISTVFITHGHGDHIGGLTANGQPVFANAQHVMGEAEFNFWTTQATPNDAVKNNLIALKGRFRLIAAGAEIVPGLTSVSTPGHTANHLSVLARVGSGPGLMVFGDAAGHFLLSLKYEGAYVGFDVDGAQAARTRQAIFARATDEKLWVTGYHFPFPALGHLRRLAPGSYEFEPTVWNWS, via the coding sequence ATGAGTGACCGGAAACCCGACGATGCGCCTCAGCCCCCCACCCGCCGCTCCGCCCTGAAGTTGCTGGGCGCCGCCGGCCTCGCCAGCGTGGCCGCGCCGCTGGCCCGCGCCCAGACCTCCCCGCCCACCACGCCGGCCGCTCCCATGGCGCCCATGAACGGCAACGGCTTCTACCGCCAGCAGATCGGCGAGATGACCGTCACCGTGGTCAGCGACGGCGCGGCGCCCTTGGCGGCTGTGCTGCCCACCTGGGGAGCCAACCCCGACCGGCAGGCCGAGTTCGCCGCGGTCCTGGCCGAGTACGGCGTGGCGGCCACGAACACGGTCAACCACTTCAATCCGGTCGTCATCGAGATCGGGGGCCGGCGCACGCTGATCGACACCGGACGCGGCGGCACGGGCGGGCAGCTTGTCGCCAACCTCGCCCGCGCAGGGATCACGCCCCAGAGCATCAGCACGGTCTTCATCACGCACGGGCACGGCGACCACATCGGTGGCCTCACGGCGAACGGGCAGCCGGTCTTCGCGAACGCGCAGCACGTCATGGGCGAGGCCGAGTTCAACTTCTGGACCACCCAGGCCACCCCCAACGACGCCGTGAAGAACAACCTCATCGCCCTGAAGGGCCGCTTCCGCCTCATCGCGGCGGGCGCCGAGATCGTGCCGGGCCTGACGAGCGTGAGCACCCCCGGCCACACCGCCAACCACCTCAGCGTCCTGGCGCGCGTGGGCAGCGGCCCCGGCCTGATGGTCTTCGGGGACGCGGCGGGGCACTTCCTGCTCTCCCTCAAGTACGAAGGCGCCTATGTGGGCTTCGACGTGGACGGCGCGCAGGCTGCCCGCACCCGGCAGGCCATCTTTGCGCGCGCCACCGACGAGAAGCTGTGGGTCACGGGCTACCACTTCCCCTTTCCGGCGCTCGGGCACCTGCGCCGCCTCGCGCCCGGTTCCTACGAATTCGAGCCGACGGTCTGGAACTGGAGCTGA
- the minD gene encoding septum site-determining protein MinD: MDAKVIVVTSGKGGVGKTTTTANIGAALAKLGEKVVVIDVDVGLRNLDVVMGLESRVVFDLVDVLEGKCRMSQALIRDKRVENLYLLPASQTRDKDALDPEVFKEVVRGLVQDEGFDRVLIDSPAGIESGFRTAAAPAKGALVVVNPEVSSVRDADRIIGLLEAQQVGEIRLVINRLRPKMVASGNMLSESDMLDILGVKPIGIVPEDEGIIVSTNVGEPAVLGKTKAGEAFMATARRLRGEDVPYPKFEEDKGFWAALKRMFGGGA; this comes from the coding sequence ATGGACGCTAAGGTCATCGTCGTCACGTCGGGGAAAGGTGGGGTCGGCAAGACCACCACCACCGCCAACATCGGGGCAGCCCTCGCCAAGCTGGGGGAAAAGGTCGTCGTGATCGACGTGGACGTGGGTCTGCGCAACCTCGACGTGGTCATGGGCCTCGAGTCCCGCGTGGTCTTCGACCTCGTGGACGTGCTCGAGGGCAAGTGCCGCATGAGTCAGGCCCTGATCCGGGACAAGCGCGTCGAGAACCTGTACCTGCTGCCCGCCTCCCAGACCCGCGACAAGGACGCCCTGGACCCCGAGGTCTTCAAGGAAGTCGTGCGCGGGCTGGTGCAGGACGAGGGCTTCGACCGCGTGCTGATCGACAGCCCCGCCGGGATCGAGTCGGGGTTCAGGACGGCCGCTGCCCCCGCCAAGGGCGCGCTGGTGGTCGTGAACCCCGAGGTCTCCAGCGTGCGTGACGCCGACCGCATCATCGGTCTGCTCGAGGCGCAGCAGGTGGGTGAGATCCGGCTCGTCATCAACCGGCTGCGGCCCAAGATGGTCGCCAGCGGCAACATGCTCTCGGAGTCCGACATGCTCGACATCCTGGGAGTCAAGCCCATCGGTATCGTGCCCGAGGACGAGGGCATCATCGTCTCGACCAACGTGGGCGAGCCGGCGGTGCTGGGCAAGACCAAGGCGGGCGAGGCCTTCATGGCGACCGCCCGGCGCCTGCGCGGCGAGGACGTGCCCTATCCCAAGTTCGAGGAGGACAAGGGGTTCTGGGCCGCCCTGAAGCGCATGTTCGGCGGAGGGGCGTGA
- the minE gene encoding cell division topological specificity factor MinE: MFSWMKGRRSKETLKDRLELVLAYDRAKIPPGKVEALRNDLLEVVRRYFPAGNSSVEVEQDGDKVVLMASVAIDDPQPKKK, encoded by the coding sequence ATGTTCTCGTGGATGAAGGGCCGGCGCAGCAAGGAGACCCTCAAGGACCGCCTGGAACTCGTGCTGGCCTACGACCGCGCCAAGATTCCGCCCGGCAAGGTCGAGGCCCTGCGCAACGATCTCCTCGAAGTCGTGCGGCGCTACTTCCCGGCGGGCAACAGCAGCGTGGAAGTCGAGCAGGACGGCGACAAGGTCGTGTTGATGGCGAGCGTGGCCATCGACGACCCGCAGCCTAAAAAGAAGTAG
- the mutL gene encoding DNA mismatch repair endonuclease MutL, translating to MSLPTRPIQILPPQVARLIAAGEVVSRPLDVVRELLDNALDAGATRIELEVAGGGLDLIRVRDNGCGIPAASASLAAERHATSKLSPDGAGAALHVTTLGFRGEALWAAAQAGELHLLTRPAAQVGACEVRARGEVTQVARVSAPAGTAVTVTRLFAELPARLRTQLAPAAEVREITALVGRYVLHHPGLSWRLTVDGEARLTHAPADTRGAVASVYGPLSANRVMAVEAAGISGVVSRPELTRTRRDRMHFSVNGRPVQAPPELEKAVIEGFAELLSAGAAPLCVLDLTVAPEDHDPNIHPAKQVVALADLAGVAARVRAAVTQALAAHPLARSAPALSAPPTPAPERPGGQFPALSLLGVYQELYLLAQGEGDLWVVDAHAAHERVLYERLGRELHAAGPVPLPEPELLHLTPEQLARLHEHGPELRAWGLDIEDFGAGLARLRAVPAALAALPVPRLHEQIVETALGGGPDPRREVLGRLACAPALKAGMLDHARGAAVLAALELCELPWACPHGRPTTLRLSERELAHAFGRRGVRDVARGRDEPVPVPQP from the coding sequence ATGAGCCTCCCGACCCGCCCCATCCAGATCCTGCCGCCTCAGGTCGCCCGCCTGATCGCGGCGGGGGAGGTCGTGTCGCGCCCGCTCGACGTGGTGCGGGAACTGCTCGACAACGCGCTGGACGCCGGGGCCACCCGCATCGAGTTGGAGGTCGCGGGCGGCGGCCTGGACCTGATCCGGGTGCGCGACAACGGCTGCGGTATCCCGGCGGCGTCGGCGTCGCTCGCGGCCGAGCGGCACGCGACCAGCAAGCTGTCGCCGGACGGCGCGGGCGCGGCGCTGCACGTCACCACCCTGGGATTCCGGGGCGAGGCGCTGTGGGCGGCGGCGCAGGCGGGTGAGTTGCACCTTCTAACTCGGCCCGCCGCGCAGGTCGGTGCCTGCGAGGTCCGGGCCCGCGGCGAGGTCACACAGGTCGCCCGCGTCTCCGCCCCGGCGGGTACGGCGGTCACGGTCACGCGCCTGTTCGCCGAACTGCCCGCGCGACTGCGCACGCAACTCGCGCCCGCCGCCGAGGTCCGCGAGATCACGGCGCTCGTGGGCCGGTACGTGCTGCACCATCCGGGCCTCTCCTGGCGCCTGACGGTGGACGGCGAAGCCCGCCTGACCCACGCGCCCGCCGATACGCGCGGAGCCGTGGCCAGTGTCTACGGTCCCCTGAGTGCCAACCGGGTCATGGCGGTGGAGGCGGCGGGAATCAGCGGCGTCGTCTCGCGGCCCGAGCTGACGCGCACGCGGCGCGACCGGATGCACTTCAGCGTCAATGGGCGTCCCGTGCAGGCCCCGCCCGAGCTCGAGAAGGCGGTCATCGAGGGGTTCGCCGAGCTGCTGAGTGCCGGGGCCGCGCCGCTGTGTGTGCTCGACCTCACGGTGGCCCCCGAGGACCACGACCCCAACATTCACCCAGCCAAACAGGTGGTCGCGCTCGCCGACCTGGCGGGCGTCGCAGCGCGGGTGCGCGCGGCGGTGACCCAGGCGCTCGCAGCGCACCCCCTCGCGCGCTCGGCCCCGGCCCTGAGCGCGCCCCCCACGCCGGCTCCCGAGCGCCCCGGCGGCCAGTTTCCGGCCCTGAGCCTGCTGGGCGTGTATCAGGAGCTGTACCTTCTCGCACAGGGCGAGGGCGACCTGTGGGTGGTGGACGCCCACGCCGCGCACGAACGGGTGTTGTACGAGCGCCTGGGCCGCGAGCTGCACGCCGCCGGCCCCGTCCCTCTGCCCGAACCCGAACTGCTGCACCTGACCCCGGAGCAGCTCGCTCGGCTGCACGAGCACGGGCCCGAGCTGCGCGCCTGGGGGCTGGACATCGAGGACTTCGGCGCGGGGCTCGCGCGGCTGCGTGCCGTGCCCGCTGCCCTGGCCGCCCTGCCGGTGCCCCGGCTGCACGAGCAGATCGTGGAAACGGCGCTGGGCGGTGGCCCCGATCCCCGGCGCGAGGTGCTGGGCCGCCTGGCCTGCGCGCCCGCCCTCAAGGCCGGGATGCTCGACCACGCGCGCGGAGCGGCGGTGCTGGCCGCCCTGGAACTCTGCGAGCTGCCCTGGGCCTGTCCGCATGGCCGCCCGACCACCCTGCGCCTCTCCGAGCGCGAGCTGGCCCACGCCTTCGGGCGCCGGGGCGTGCGCGATGTGGCGCGGGGCCGCGACGAACCGGTCCCCGTACCGCAACCCTGA